CAACCCCTCCTTGGAAAGGACGAGGGTTATCGCCGAGGTGAGCGTCGTCTTGCCATGGTCCACATGTCCAATAGTTCCTACATTAACATGTGGCTTCGTTCTCTCAAATTTCGCTCTTGCCATATCACTTCACCTCCTCGCTTTTTAGAGAAAGCTCGCAAAGGGCACCCGCTCCCCTTACGGTGGAGATGAGCTCCTTTGCTAAGCTCTCGGGAAGCTCACTGTAATGAGATGGCTGCATAGTGTATATACCTCTCCCTTGTGTAAGAGACCTTATGACTGTGGCGTAGCCAAACATCTCCGCCAAGGGGATGAATGCACGAATTGTAACCGTATTGCCTGGGGAAGGCTCTGTTGATTCCAGCTTCCCCCGACGAGCTACCGTGTCATTGATGACATCGCCAAGATATTCCGTAGGAACAACTATCTCTACTTCCATTATAGGCTCTAAAATAATTGGTTCAGCCTTGGCTAATGCTTCTCTGAAAGCCTGGGAAGCTGCCAGTTTAAAGGCTATCTCCGAGGAATCAACCTCGTGGTAGGAACCATCAATTAGAGTTACTTTCACATCAACAACTGGATAACCGGCAAGAACACCATACTCCGCAGCTTCCTCAATCCCAGCTTTTACTGCGGGAATGAACTCTTTAGGGATAGCTCCCTGGGTGACCTTGTCTTCAAACTGCAAACCACTCCCCCTTGGAAGAGGTTCAACTTCTATCACAACATGCCCATACTGTCCCCTACCACCCGATTGGCGAATATAGAAACCCTCCTGCCTCACCTTCTTCGTTATCGTCTCTCTATAGGCGACCTGCGGTTTGCCCACCCTCGTATCAACGCCAAACTCCCTCTTCAATCTATCCACAGCTATTTCCAAATGGAGCTCTCCCATCCCAGAGATAATGATTTGCCCCGTTTCAGGGTCAGTATGGACCTTGAAGGAAGGGTCTTCAGTGGCCATCTTTTGGAGAGAAGATGCAAGCCTATCCTCGTCTGCCTTTGTCCTTGGCTCTATCGCCATAGATATTACCGGTTGAGGGAATTGAGGTGCTTCAAGAACTATCGGTCTCTCCTCACTACATAGGGTATCACCTGTGATTGTTGAAGGGACCCCCACCACAGCAACTATATCTCCGGCATATGCTTCAACAATGTTTTCTCTGTAATTGGCGTGCATACGCAAAATCCTTGCCACTCTTTCCTTTACCATCTTTCTGGGGTTGTAAACCATATCGCCTTTCTTTAGGGAACCCGAATAAAGGCGAATGAATGTCAATTTTCCCACATGGGGGTCAGCCATTATCTTAAAAGCTAAGGCACAGAAGTCTTCCTCCTCACTTGCCCTCCGGATTTCCTTTTCACCTGTTAAAGGATTGACTCCCTCAATTGGAGGGATGTCAAGTGGGGAGGGTAGATAATCAACGATTGCGTCCAATAGCCTTTGGATTCCTTTATTTTTTAGGGCGGAGCCACAAAGCACGGGAACCATCCTATATGAGATGGTGGCTCTCCTTATAGCCTTCCTTACATCCTCAATTGTGAAGGCATCGTTCAAGTACTTCTCTAAAAATTCGTCATCGGTCTCCGCTATTTTCTCCAACATCTTTATTCTCTCCAACTCAGCCAACTCTCTTAGGGAAGCGGGAAATTCCTCTAAAGCACGCTCTATTTCCTGCCCTTCCTCTGACGAGTAAATATAAGCTTTCATTTCCAAGAGGTCCACGACCCCTTGGAAATCCGATTCCGCCCCAATCGGTATTTGGATGGGAACAGCGTTGGCACCGAGGCGTTCCCTTATTTTCTCCACTACATTGAAGAAATCAGCCCCTATTCTATCCATCTTATTAACGAAGGCAATCCTCGGAACCTTATATTTGTTTGCCTGCCGCCAGACAGTTTCCGACTGAGATTGGACCCCACCCACTGCGCAGAAGACGACAACAACCCCATCCAAAACCCTTAAACTCCTCTCCACCTCCACGGTGAAATCCACATGTCCTGGAGTATCTATAATGTTAATAGCGCATTCCTTCCAAAAACAAGTGGTAGCAGCGGAGGTAATCGTTATCCCCCTTTCCTTCTCCTGCACCATCCAATCCATAACAGCTGTCCCCTCGTCCACTTCTCCCATACGGTGGATTTTGCCCGTATGGAAGAGGACGCGCTCGGTAGTGGTGGTCTTACCGGCGTCTATGTGAGCAGCGAAACCTATATTGCGAATTTTACTCAGGGGATATTTCCGCATATCAATTACCTCTCTACATTACCATCTATAGTGGGCAAAGGCGCGATTGGCTTCCGCCATTCTGTGCATCTCTTCCTTACGCCTCATAGCGCCCCCAGTTCCATTGTAAGCATCTATAATTTCTCCTGCTAACCTTTCCTCCATCCTTCTTTCCGGTCTCCTATAGCCTTGCTCTAACCTACCCTCTGGTCCCCTGGCGTAGGTAACGAGCCACCTGATGGCAAGGGAAAGCGCCCTCTGCTCCCTTACAGGAATGGGCACCTGATAGGTAGCACCACCAACACGACGGGGGCGCACTTCAACCTCGGGCTTCAAATTCGCAATTGCCTGTTCAAGGACCTCTACGGGGTCCTTACCAGTCTTTTCTCTTACTATGTCCAACGCCCGATAAACTATCTTCTCCGCAAGGGATTTTTTCCCTTTCTTCATAACCCGATTTATAACTCTCTGCACCAGCTCACTGCCGTAGACCAAATCGGGCTCAATCTTTCTGGGTGGAACGCTACCTCTGCGCGGCATATTATTTCACCTTTGGAGGCTTAGCTCCATACTTTGAGCGGGCTCTTTTTCTGTCTTCCACACCCGCCGCATCAAGTGTTCCTCGCACGATATGATACCTAACACCCGGCAAGTCCTTGACACGTCCCCCTCGCACGAGCACTATGGAGTGCTCCTGGAGGTTATGTCCGATGCCGGGTATGTAAGCGGTTACTTCCGCTCCACTTGTGAGGCGCACCTTGGCGACCTTCCGCAGGGCGGAGTTAGGCTTTTTAGGGCGTGCGGTTCGGACAATAAGGCACACCCCCCGCCTCTGCGGACAGCCCGCTAAGGCGGGAACCTTTGTCTTTCTTGTTTTCTTCTTTCTTCCTTTTCTAACTAATTGATTGACTGTTGCCATAGTCTTCTATCAAACCTCCACAAATTTTTGCCCCTCTTCTCAGAAATGAGGGGCATATTATATATTAAATCAATTTTGTTCATTCGTCAAGAACCCTCCCTTGCAACGGGGATTAAATTTAGATATTTTGAGAAACCCGTCCCCGCAGGTATAAGCTTCCCAATAATCACGTTTTCCTTCAAACCGATAAGAGGGTCTCTCTTCCCCTCTATTGCCGCCTTCGCGAGAACCTGGGGCGTTTCCTGGAAGGAGGCAGCCGACAAGAAGGAATCGCTGGCTAAAGCCGCCTCCGTAATGCCGGAAAGTATCCTCTCTCCTTTCGCTATTCGCCCACCCTCCTTAGCCACCCTCCTGTTCTCCTGATTGAACACATCCACATTCACAATCTCGCCTGGCAAAAAGTCTGTGTCGCCCGGGTCTTTCACCTTGACCCGCCTCAACATTTGGCGAATGATTATCTCAAAGTGCTTATCGTTTATGTCCACTCCCTGAGACTTGTAAATTTGCTGAAGCTCCGAAATCATATAATCGTATACACCTTGTATTCCCTGATATTTGAGCACGAGGTTCAAATCAACAGGACCTCTCGTAAGCCTTTGCCCGGCTTTAACCTCTTCTTTCAACCCCACTAATTTCTCACCTCTATAAGGAGTAAGGTATCTCCTCTCTATTACAACCTCTGGTATACTTTCGGCATATTCCTCAACCAAGAGCCTGATATCCTCTTTCTTCAGCTTTGTTCCAGCGGTTAATATGATTCTGCCCGTCGCAGGGTCCTTCACATCTTCCCCTAATACCTCGCCCAATAGCTCCTCACTAACCTTTTCACGGGAGTGAACGATAACCGTAGGTAGTCCCGCTCTTTCCTCTCTTATATCAACAACCACTCCATCTTTCTCAACTATTATCGCCTCACCCCTCAGCGTCTTACTTACCTCAAACAATCCCTCAACCCTATGTATTCCCTTCTCGGGAATCTCAAGAGCTTTGAGAATCCTTTGAAGAGCGGTGGTAACTTCCTTAGTTGTCATCCCCTCTAAGTCAACAAGCCCCCTCTCCATATCCTCCCGAATAGTCTTTATAGCTTCTCTTCTCCAAATGGTTGTCAGACCTCCCACCCTATCTACGACGGTTCTTCCCGCCGTTCCACCGGTATGGAAGGTTCGCAAGGTGAGCTGGGTTCCAGGCTCACCAATTGATTGCGCTGCGATTATCCCGACAGCCGTTCCTTTCGCAACGAGCTTCCCCGTGGAAAGGTCTGCTCCATAACAACGCGCGCAAACACCCAATTCAGCCTCGCAGGTAATGGGTGAACGCAACCTAACGCTCTGAACACCTGCTCTCTCTATCTCTTCCGCCATCTCCTCGGTTATCAGCTCGTTAGCCTTAACCATAACCTCTCCCGTTTGCGGATTCTTAATATCCTCTACTGGACATCTACCCTTTATTCGCTCCGCTAATCTCACTATAACATTACCTGACTCATCCTTCACAGGACCCACTTCCAAGCCTCTAACTGTTCCACAATCATCTATACGAATTATCACATCCTGAGCTACATCAACCAACCTCCTCGTGAGATAACCCGCGTGGGCGGTGCGCAAAGCTGTATCAACGAGTCCTTTTCTCGCTCCATAAGTGGAGATGAAGTATTCAAGGATAGGCAATCCCTCGTAGAAGTTGGATGTAACTACAAGGTCTTTAATCAGACGGTCAAATGGGTCACTCATCAAACCTCTCATACCCGAGAGCTGAACAATCTGCCTCTCGCTTCCCCTTGCACCTGACTTCGCCATCATAACTACGGGATTGAAGATATCGGCATTCGCTATCAATTGCCTAGTTACCTCTTCACCAGCTTCTTTCCACAGGTCTATTATCTGCCTCTCCTGTTCGTCCGGGGATATGATACCTTGCTGATATGCTTCATCTATTTCCTTCGCTTTCTCCTCCGTCTCCTTTATTATTCGCTCTTTTTCCGTTGGCATATTGAGGTCTGATACCGAGAAGGAGATTCCCGATTTAGTCGCTATCTTAAAACCAAGCTCCTTCATATCATCAAGGAACTTAGCCGTCCTCTCTTCCCCATATATTTTATGGCATTCCTTTATCAAATTGCGGATGAGCTTCTTGTCAACCTCTGGCTTGCTGAGGTCCCACCAACGCATACTCTCGGGCAGAATCTCACTAAACAACAACCTCCCAACCGTAATATCCACTATATTCCCATCTTCCAACCTCACTTTGATAGGAGCGTGCATATCCACTTCCCCAAACTCCCATGCCAAAATCGCCTCGTTTGGATTGGCGAATATCTCTCCTGTTTGCACATATGCCCCTTTGGCATCTTCCCTAACCTTTGTTAGGTAATGGATACCGAGGACTATATCTTGGGTGGGAACAATTATGGGGTCGCCATGAGCAGGGGATATGATGTTATGAGTGGAGAGCATAAGCGCGCGAGCTTCTGCTTGAGCTTCTTGGGAAAGGGGAATGTGAATCGCCATCTGGTCCCCGTCAAAATCAGCGTTGTAAGGAGGGCATACAAGGGGATGAAGTTGAATTGCCTTTCCTTCTATCAAAACCGGCTCAAATGCCTGAATGCTCATCCTATGAAGAGTGGGAGCCCTGTTAAGAAGCACTGGGTGCTCCTTAACTACCTCCTCCAAAATATCCCAAACAACTGGATCCATCCTCTCAATTACCTTCTTTGCGCTCTTTTGAGAGGCCGCGTATCCTCTCTCAATCAGAGCCCTCATCACAAAGGGCTTGAATAGCTCCAGAGCCATCTCCTTGGGCACACCGCATTGATGAAGCTTGAGCTCCGGACCAACGACGATCACCGCGCGCCCTGAAAAATCAACCCTCTTGCCAAGCAGATTCTTCCTGAACCTACCCTCCTTGCCCCTGAGTATATCTGAGAGTGAGCGTAAGGGGCGTCCCTGTGGTCCGATAATAGGACGCTGTTTGCGTCCATTATCAAGAAGAGCGTCAACCGATTCCTGTAGTAGTCTTTTCTCATGCGTGAGGATGGAAACAGGGGCACCCATTTCTATCTGGTGCTTTAC
This is a stretch of genomic DNA from bacterium. It encodes these proteins:
- the rpoC gene encoding DNA-directed RNA polymerase subunit beta', whose product is MNNLITALRIRIASPDDIRSWSHGEVKKPETINYKTLKPERDGLFCERIFGPVNDYECHCGKYKKVRYKGVICNRCGVEVTTSKVRRERMGHIELAFPVAHIWFVKMVPNPIANLLDMPTKQVERVIYLDAYIITDVDYKRREEEMESIREAVEMEKQMVTREEDKKLLDVGLDVFERAYEKMLLTDSEFRGLEAVNRTISKRLGRHYENIVVASIGAEAIQKLLKKIDLEEEARRLRKEIKELTGAKLIKRIKQLQIVEAFRRSKQRPEWMILEVIPVLPPDLRPMVMLQGGRLASADLNDLYRRLINRNNRVKHQIEMGAPVSILTHEKRLLQESVDALLDNGRKQRPIIGPQGRPLRSLSDILRGKEGRFRKNLLGKRVDFSGRAVIVVGPELKLHQCGVPKEMALELFKPFVMRALIERGYAASQKSAKKVIERMDPVVWDILEEVVKEHPVLLNRAPTLHRMSIQAFEPVLIEGKAIQLHPLVCPPYNADFDGDQMAIHIPLSQEAQAEARALMLSTHNIISPAHGDPIIVPTQDIVLGIHYLTKVREDAKGAYVQTGEIFANPNEAILAWEFGEVDMHAPIKVRLEDGNIVDITVGRLLFSEILPESMRWWDLSKPEVDKKLIRNLIKECHKIYGEERTAKFLDDMKELGFKIATKSGISFSVSDLNMPTEKERIIKETEEKAKEIDEAYQQGIISPDEQERQIIDLWKEAGEEVTRQLIANADIFNPVVMMAKSGARGSERQIVQLSGMRGLMSDPFDRLIKDLVVTSNFYEGLPILEYFISTYGARKGLVDTALRTAHAGYLTRRLVDVAQDVIIRIDDCGTVRGLEVGPVKDESGNVIVRLAERIKGRCPVEDIKNPQTGEVMVKANELITEEMAEEIERAGVQSVRLRSPITCEAELGVCARCYGADLSTGKLVAKGTAVGIIAAQSIGEPGTQLTLRTFHTGGTAGRTVVDRVGGLTTIWRREAIKTIREDMERGLVDLEGMTTKEVTTALQRILKALEIPEKGIHRVEGLFEVSKTLRGEAIIVEKDGVVVDIREERAGLPTVIVHSREKVSEELLGEVLGEDVKDPATGRIILTAGTKLKKEDIRLLVEEYAESIPEVVIERRYLTPYRGEKLVGLKEEVKAGQRLTRGPVDLNLVLKYQGIQGVYDYMISELQQIYKSQGVDINDKHFEIIIRQMLRRVKVKDPGDTDFLPGEIVNVDVFNQENRRVAKEGGRIAKGERILSGITEAALASDSFLSAASFQETPQVLAKAAIEGKRDPLIGLKENVIIGKLIPAGTGFSKYLNLIPVAREGS
- the rpsG gene encoding 30S ribosomal protein S7, with product MPRRGSVPPRKIEPDLVYGSELVQRVINRVMKKGKKSLAEKIVYRALDIVREKTGKDPVEVLEQAIANLKPEVEVRPRRVGGATYQVPIPVREQRALSLAIRWLVTYARGPEGRLEQGYRRPERRMEERLAGEIIDAYNGTGGAMRRKEEMHRMAEANRAFAHYRW
- the tuf gene encoding elongation factor Tu (EF-Tu; promotes GTP-dependent binding of aminoacyl-tRNA to the A-site of ribosomes during protein biosynthesis; when the tRNA anticodon matches the mRNA codon, GTP hydrolysis results; the inactive EF-Tu-GDP leaves the ribosome and release of GDP is promoted by elongation factor Ts; many prokaryotes have two copies of the gene encoding EF-Tu), which encodes MARAKFERTKPHVNVGTIGHVDHGKTTLTSAITLVLSKEGL
- the fusA gene encoding elongation factor G, translating into MRKYPLSKIRNIGFAAHIDAGKTTTTERVLFHTGKIHRMGEVDEGTAVMDWMVQEKERGITITSAATTCFWKECAINIIDTPGHVDFTVEVERSLRVLDGVVVVFCAVGGVQSQSETVWRQANKYKVPRIAFVNKMDRIGADFFNVVEKIRERLGANAVPIQIPIGAESDFQGVVDLLEMKAYIYSSEEGQEIERALEEFPASLRELAELERIKMLEKIAETDDEFLEKYLNDAFTIEDVRKAIRRATISYRMVPVLCGSALKNKGIQRLLDAIVDYLPSPLDIPPIEGVNPLTGEKEIRRASEEEDFCALAFKIMADPHVGKLTFIRLYSGSLKKGDMVYNPRKMVKERVARILRMHANYRENIVEAYAGDIVAVVGVPSTITGDTLCSEERPIVLEAPQFPQPVISMAIEPRTKADEDRLASSLQKMATEDPSFKVHTDPETGQIIISGMGELHLEIAVDRLKREFGVDTRVGKPQVAYRETITKKVRQEGFYIRQSGGRGQYGHVVIEVEPLPRGSGLQFEDKVTQGAIPKEFIPAVKAGIEEAAEYGVLAGYPVVDVKVTLIDGSYHEVDSSEIAFKLAASQAFREALAKAEPIILEPIMEVEIVVPTEYLGDVINDTVARRGKLESTEPSPGNTVTIRAFIPLAEMFGYATVIRSLTQGRGIYTMQPSHYSELPESLAKELISTVRGAGALCELSLKSEEVK
- a CDS encoding 30S ribosomal protein S12, coding for MATVNQLVRKGRKKKTRKTKVPALAGCPQRRGVCLIVRTARPKKPNSALRKVAKVRLTSGAEVTAYIPGIGHNLQEHSIVLVRGGRVKDLPGVRYHIVRGTLDAAGVEDRKRARSKYGAKPPKVK